GCTTAATTTTATCTCACATCATCAATGATTTATGATAAACTTAAAAGTAAAAAAATATAAAAACTTATCAATCATAAATAAATGTCTAACTACTTAGCAAATAATCCACCAACTCGATCGCAATTAAACGAATGGATTGACTATTTCCACACCAACGGATTCCTAGTCATACCCAATGTATTGACACCCGAACAATGCGAACATCTCCGCAATGATTTAGATGAAGCTTTAAAAAAGGTTGAAGGTAAGGATTATCGAAAATCTAAGAAGATTATAAAGCGAATGTTCGAGAAGTCAAAGCACAATCTCGAATTGTTTGACTTAGAGCCAATAGTCACATTCGCAGAACAACTCATCGGGGGAGCGAATGGCCCTGGCTACTCCATAAATGATGGCATTCCCAACGCCAATACTATTCATGTTATTCACAACAACTCCTTTAAAATTCCTCCCGAAACCGATGGGTTAGCAAAAAATGCGTGGCATCAAGATGATACGCCGCACGTCCTTTCTCTGGATGGAAAACCTCTCACTAATATTCGTCTGAACGTGCTGGCATTCACCGTAAATTATTATCTCACAGATGTACTTTCGCCTGAAAATGGCCCGACGCAAGTAATTCCAGGTTCGCATCTGTTTGGTAAGCTTTGCGATGGTGATATTTCTGGCTATGAAGACTCGATTTATAGCTGCTTGGGGGGAATGGGTACGGCGGTTTGTTTTAACAATCAAGTTTGGCATCGAGGTTCTAGGAATTCTTCTGGAATTACGCGCTACATTACACAAATTACCTACGCGAAGCGACTTGTCGGGCATAAGTACGACCCGTTTATGAATTATCAAATGCCCAGCCATTGTTATGAAGGAGCGAATCCGAGATTGAAGCAACTTTTAGGCTTTTTACCGAATGGTGCTTACAATTAATCAAAGGTATGTAGTTGCGCTTTAGTGCTTTTATCCAATATCGTTTAATTGCGTGTAAGTAGTGCCGTTTTTTAGTTACAGTATTGCCATAATTTATCTCTGGGAAACTATAAAAGCTTGTTTTGCGATCGGCATTTGTGCAATGTCTTTAATTATACAGTAATTCTATGAATTTACTGTATTTTAGCGGACGGCTCACCGATCGCGATCTGTCAGCAAATGAAAAATGTAAAGTTTTATTACAGAAACGACCTAGCCGCATAAAGCAAGGGAAGCGATCCAGAGAGATAGGTAGAGGGCGATCGAACCTCTAACGTTAACAACTATTTTGGAAGCTGCCATGCTAGACTTTTTAGGCCCAGATCCCAGCCAAACTTGGGAAAAATCTACCAACGCTACCCTTTCCACTTTAAGCGGAAACATCGATGGAATTATGGATCGGGTGGTATGCAATCAGCCAATAACGGGTGGGGTAATTCCAGAGATCGAGAATGTTGCCAATTTGACAGGGAATGCTGATGATAGTTTGATTTTGGGTAAGAGTGCGATCACATCCCAACGCCGTGAGGATTTAGGATTAGAGAGTTACAAAAGCACATCATCTATTGATGCGCTGACTGGGGAAAC
This DNA window, taken from Leptolyngbyaceae cyanobacterium, encodes the following:
- a CDS encoding phytanoyl-CoA dioxygenase family protein, producing MSNYLANNPPTRSQLNEWIDYFHTNGFLVIPNVLTPEQCEHLRNDLDEALKKVEGKDYRKSKKIIKRMFEKSKHNLELFDLEPIVTFAEQLIGGANGPGYSINDGIPNANTIHVIHNNSFKIPPETDGLAKNAWHQDDTPHVLSLDGKPLTNIRLNVLAFTVNYYLTDVLSPENGPTQVIPGSHLFGKLCDGDISGYEDSIYSCLGGMGTAVCFNNQVWHRGSRNSSGITRYITQITYAKRLVGHKYDPFMNYQMPSHCYEGANPRLKQLLGFLPNGAYN